A DNA window from Bradyrhizobium barranii subsp. barranii contains the following coding sequences:
- a CDS encoding recombinase family protein codes for MKSELVTPSHLARKAVVYIRQSTPHQVVSNQESLRLQYALRQRARELGWREAAIDVIDADLGLSGASIAQRNGFKELVGRVGLSEVGLILSIDVTRLARNCTDWYPLLDICGLRGCLIADRDGVYDPGTPNGRLLLGLKGSISELELHTIRSRLTAGLLAKAERGELAVMLPIGLMRDPSGVVVKDPDMAVQGRLGLVFQLFLQLRSVAKVMRALNERDLELPRRDRYGDLCWTRATLAAVAAILKNPAYAGAFVYGRTRFRPPKREGALPQKAPRPMEEWRIVVKDRYPAYIDWPIYEKIRSVIRDNRAEYMRIKTRGAPRNGELLLHGIAWCARCGHKMYVRYKGGGEYVCNHLRTQEGQPTCQHIRAAHIDAAVGDAFLTALAPAELDALSRSRRVQQQTNNALRSSAERELERKRYTAALAERQFNRADPDNRLVASELERRWEAALNDVRAAEEALARQTPPKAITQVAISKELNDKVISLTGRLPQIWGDETISDAHRKALLRCLIEKVVLDRGERDLALARIVWRGGAVTELEVKMSVNSVTRLTRGTEMRERLLTLARDGVPDDKIATILTREGHRSPRCADKVLPITVGRLRRAAAIKVTAQRSRWEHDDSYLSPPELARRLEIPVNWLYVQIRTKRLLIDRQPSGAYLFPNTPSVLHAIGDLRNHVIAQLDLRICQPNKEGHQHG; via the coding sequence ATGAAGTCCGAGCTGGTCACACCAAGCCACTTGGCGCGCAAAGCCGTAGTCTACATCCGGCAGTCGACGCCCCATCAGGTCGTAAGCAATCAGGAGAGCCTGCGCCTTCAATACGCGCTTCGCCAGCGCGCCCGCGAACTCGGATGGCGTGAGGCGGCCATCGACGTGATTGATGCCGATCTCGGGTTGAGCGGCGCGTCTATAGCACAGCGTAACGGCTTCAAGGAACTCGTTGGCCGTGTTGGCCTGAGTGAAGTGGGACTCATCCTGTCGATCGACGTGACCCGCTTGGCGCGTAATTGTACCGACTGGTATCCGCTCCTGGATATCTGTGGTCTACGTGGCTGCCTGATCGCCGACCGCGATGGTGTCTATGATCCGGGCACTCCCAACGGACGGTTGCTTCTCGGGCTGAAGGGTTCGATCTCCGAGCTTGAGCTACATACGATCCGCAGCCGGCTGACCGCCGGCCTGCTGGCCAAAGCCGAACGCGGCGAACTTGCGGTTATGCTGCCAATCGGGCTGATGCGGGACCCGAGCGGTGTGGTCGTTAAGGATCCCGACATGGCCGTGCAAGGGCGGCTCGGTCTCGTCTTCCAGTTATTCCTGCAGCTGCGCAGCGTTGCCAAGGTCATGCGAGCGTTGAACGAGCGTGACCTGGAACTGCCGCGTCGTGATCGATATGGCGATTTGTGCTGGACGCGCGCGACGCTGGCTGCCGTCGCGGCGATCTTGAAGAACCCCGCATACGCGGGCGCCTTTGTCTATGGACGAACCCGCTTCCGGCCGCCGAAGCGGGAGGGGGCCCTGCCACAAAAGGCTCCGCGGCCGATGGAGGAGTGGCGGATCGTCGTTAAAGATCGATATCCAGCCTATATCGACTGGCCAATTTATGAAAAAATCCGATCCGTCATCAGAGATAACCGAGCCGAATACATGCGCATCAAAACCCGCGGCGCGCCTCGCAATGGCGAGCTCCTGCTCCACGGCATTGCCTGGTGCGCACGATGTGGCCATAAGATGTACGTCCGCTACAAGGGCGGCGGCGAATATGTATGCAATCACCTGCGTACCCAGGAAGGTCAGCCAACCTGCCAACACATCCGCGCCGCCCATATCGATGCAGCCGTTGGCGACGCATTCCTAACCGCACTAGCGCCGGCCGAACTCGATGCCTTGTCGCGCTCCCGCCGGGTGCAGCAGCAGACGAACAATGCGCTACGCTCCAGTGCAGAACGAGAGCTCGAGCGCAAGCGATACACGGCGGCGCTCGCCGAACGGCAGTTCAACCGAGCTGATCCAGATAATCGGTTGGTCGCCTCGGAACTCGAGCGTCGATGGGAAGCGGCGCTAAACGACGTGCGCGCCGCCGAAGAGGCGCTTGCCCGACAGACGCCGCCCAAAGCCATCACACAAGTGGCCATAAGCAAGGAGCTCAACGACAAGGTCATCAGCCTCACCGGCCGCCTCCCGCAGATATGGGGTGACGAGACTATCTCGGATGCGCATCGCAAGGCGTTGTTGCGATGTCTCATCGAAAAGGTCGTTCTCGACCGCGGTGAGCGCGACTTGGCCCTGGCTAGGATCGTCTGGCGGGGAGGCGCCGTGACGGAGCTCGAAGTGAAGATGAGCGTCAACTCCGTCACCAGATTGACGCGAGGCACAGAGATGCGGGAACGCCTTCTGACGCTCGCTCGCGACGGCGTCCCAGACGACAAGATCGCCACAATCCTTACTCGGGAAGGTCACCGCTCTCCCCGTTGCGCCGATAAGGTGCTGCCTATCACCGTTGGGCGGCTCCGTCGTGCCGCCGCCATCAAGGTAACTGCCCAGCGCAGCCGATGGGAGCATGACGACTCATACCTCAGCCCGCCCGAACTGGCCCGAAGGCTCGAGATTCCAGTAAACTGGCTCTATGT